The following proteins are co-located in the Rhodococcus opacus B4 genome:
- a CDS encoding SDR family NAD(P)-dependent oxidoreductase has protein sequence MDIERTAALVTGAASGLGAATAKRLADAGATVFGLDLQQSIERAGDNVPDGVTLLATDVTSGDEVQAAIDKIVESGLPLRIVVNCAGVGWAGRILSKKGPHDLELFRTVITVNLLGTFNVMRLTADAIAKTDTVDESGQRGVVINTASVAAFEGQIGQIAYSASKGGVHGMTVPAARDLAQFGIRVNTIAPGIIDTPMLAGVTDEYRQGLEAGVPFPSRLGQPAEYAQLAQMIVEHDYLNGETIRMDGALRMAPR, from the coding sequence ATGGACATCGAACGCACCGCCGCACTGGTCACCGGGGCCGCCTCCGGCCTCGGCGCCGCCACCGCCAAGCGTCTCGCCGACGCGGGAGCCACCGTGTTCGGACTGGACCTGCAGCAGTCCATCGAGCGCGCCGGCGACAACGTCCCCGACGGCGTGACCCTCCTCGCCACCGACGTCACCAGCGGCGACGAGGTCCAGGCCGCGATCGACAAGATCGTCGAGTCGGGGCTGCCGCTGCGCATCGTCGTCAACTGCGCCGGCGTGGGCTGGGCCGGCCGCATCCTGTCGAAGAAGGGCCCGCACGACCTCGAACTGTTCCGCACCGTCATCACCGTCAACCTGCTCGGCACGTTCAACGTCATGCGCCTCACCGCGGACGCCATCGCCAAGACGGACACCGTCGACGAGTCCGGTCAGCGCGGCGTCGTCATCAACACCGCCTCCGTCGCCGCATTCGAGGGCCAGATCGGCCAGATCGCCTACTCCGCGTCCAAGGGCGGTGTGCACGGCATGACCGTCCCCGCTGCCCGCGACCTCGCGCAGTTCGGCATCCGCGTGAACACCATCGCCCCCGGCATCATCGACACCCCGATGCTCGCCGGCGTCACCGACGAATACCGCCAGGGCCTCGAGGCCGGGGTCCCGTTCCCCTCGCGCCTCGGGCAGCCCGCCGAGTACGCGCAACTCGCACAGATGATCGTCGAACACGACTACCTCAACGGTGAGACCATTCGTATGGACGGCGCTCTGCGCATGGCGCCGCGGTAG
- a CDS encoding pyruvate, phosphate dikinase: protein MTVLRLGQCPDAERELIGGKAFSINSMLTLGLPVPPAFVLGTDECARYYASDRKLADDVLTELRRGIESLESTLGRTFGAAQKPLLVSVRSGAPRSMPGMMDTVLNLGINDAVEAALRDETADSDYAADTHRRFKEQFRKVVGSDPSPEPWEQLEAAVAAVFNSWHSPRAVAYRRHHGISDDGGTAVTVQAMVFGNLDDHSGTGVLFTRDPVTAQSAPFGEWLPKGQGEDVVSGRCTPLTLGHLAESMPEVHKQLMESADLLERTFRDVQDIEFTVESGHLWLLQTRSAKRSASAAVHHAVTFEKEGIVTPEGALSMISPEQLSAFLRPHLAPTARIGATLLARGEVACPGVVTGLVVGTADEAEEMAEQGIDVILARPTTDPDDVHGILAAKAIITEIGGATSHAAVVSREFNRACVVGCGEGSLMSLVGKNVTVDASAGEIFDGVLEVEIPSKDTHPDLRVVTEWLAASATGCDNPLNKILAAAH, encoded by the coding sequence ATGACGGTCTTGCGCCTGGGGCAGTGCCCGGATGCGGAGCGCGAGCTCATCGGAGGAAAGGCGTTCAGCATCAATTCGATGCTCACCCTCGGACTCCCGGTGCCCCCCGCGTTCGTTCTGGGAACCGATGAATGCGCACGGTACTACGCTTCCGACCGGAAGCTCGCCGATGATGTGCTGACAGAATTGCGACGGGGGATCGAATCTCTCGAAAGCACACTCGGGCGTACGTTCGGAGCTGCGCAAAAGCCGCTGCTCGTCTCCGTTCGATCCGGTGCGCCCCGCAGCATGCCGGGGATGATGGACACCGTTCTGAACCTCGGCATCAACGACGCCGTCGAGGCGGCTCTTCGCGACGAAACCGCCGACTCGGATTATGCAGCGGACACCCATCGCCGCTTCAAGGAGCAGTTCCGAAAGGTTGTCGGGAGTGACCCGTCGCCGGAGCCCTGGGAGCAGCTCGAAGCCGCCGTCGCGGCCGTATTCAATTCCTGGCACTCGCCTCGCGCGGTGGCCTACCGCCGCCACCACGGGATCTCCGACGACGGGGGAACCGCGGTCACGGTGCAGGCCATGGTCTTCGGCAATCTGGACGATCATTCAGGGACGGGCGTGCTGTTCACCCGCGACCCCGTCACTGCGCAGTCCGCGCCTTTCGGCGAATGGCTCCCCAAGGGGCAGGGCGAGGATGTCGTCTCCGGACGCTGCACGCCGCTCACTCTCGGCCACCTCGCCGAGTCCATGCCTGAAGTTCACAAGCAACTGATGGAGTCCGCGGACCTTCTCGAACGCACATTCCGTGACGTCCAGGACATCGAGTTCACCGTCGAGTCGGGGCATCTGTGGTTGCTCCAGACGCGTTCCGCGAAGCGCTCGGCGAGCGCCGCAGTGCACCATGCCGTCACGTTCGAAAAGGAAGGCATCGTCACGCCCGAGGGCGCACTGTCGATGATCAGCCCCGAGCAGTTGAGCGCGTTTCTCCGCCCTCATCTCGCGCCGACGGCCCGCATCGGTGCCACGCTACTGGCGCGGGGGGAAGTCGCGTGTCCAGGCGTGGTCACCGGTCTGGTGGTCGGCACGGCAGACGAGGCGGAGGAGATGGCCGAACAAGGCATCGATGTCATCCTCGCTCGCCCGACGACCGATCCGGACGACGTCCACGGAATTCTCGCCGCCAAGGCGATCATTACCGAGATCGGAGGGGCCACCTCGCATGCGGCGGTGGTCAGTCGCGAATTCAACCGGGCATGCGTCGTCGGCTGTGGAGAGGGCTCGCTCATGAGTCTGGTCGGCAAGAACGTCACGGTCGACGCATCGGCGGGTGAGATATTCGACGGCGTCCTGGAAGTGGAGATTCCCTCGAAGGACACGCATCCCGATCTCCGCGTCGTCACCGAGTGGCTTGCGGCGAGTGCAACGGGGTGCGACAACCCGCTCAACAAGATTCTCGCGGCTGCGCATTAG
- a CDS encoding Gfo/Idh/MocA family protein has protein sequence MTVPISDHGSIGVGIVGLSASGGWAAGAHVPALTRLVGFELRGLVASSSATAKAAGDKFGVDLAYDNVRELAGRDEIDLVVITVKVPEHRELVMTALDCGKAVLCEWPLGNGLAETEQLAEAARTRGLPAFVGLQARSAPTIRYMRDLIADGYIGEVLSTSLIGSGGTWGAAVDARNAYTLDRANGATMLTIPFGHTIDALTMVLGEFDDIAVTTATRRRQVVDGESNREIPMTAEDQIAVSGVLDGGAIASVHFRGGMSAGTNLLWEINGTAGDLVLAGNSGHLQLADIELRGSRAGSDMAVMTPPRRYELAPRDAFADAPRAYNVANAYAQIRDDLASGTTLAPTFAHAVHRHRLLDRIGASASSRSGSR, from the coding sequence ATGACGGTCCCCATCAGTGATCACGGTTCGATCGGCGTCGGCATCGTGGGGCTCAGCGCGTCGGGTGGTTGGGCGGCCGGTGCCCATGTGCCCGCCCTGACGAGGCTTGTCGGCTTCGAGTTGCGTGGATTGGTCGCCAGCAGCAGCGCTACGGCAAAGGCGGCGGGCGACAAGTTCGGTGTCGACCTGGCGTACGACAATGTGCGAGAACTCGCAGGCAGGGATGAGATCGACCTCGTCGTCATCACAGTGAAAGTGCCCGAACACCGTGAGCTCGTCATGACGGCTCTCGATTGCGGAAAGGCTGTTCTCTGCGAATGGCCGCTCGGCAACGGACTCGCGGAGACCGAGCAACTCGCGGAGGCGGCGCGCACGCGGGGTCTCCCAGCATTCGTCGGACTCCAGGCACGGTCGGCTCCGACCATCCGATACATGCGCGATCTGATCGCCGACGGCTATATCGGAGAGGTCCTGTCGACCAGCCTCATCGGATCGGGAGGTACCTGGGGGGCGGCCGTCGACGCCCGGAACGCGTACACCCTCGATCGTGCGAACGGCGCGACAATGCTCACCATTCCGTTCGGTCACACCATCGACGCTCTCACCATGGTGCTGGGAGAGTTCGATGACATCGCCGTCACCACGGCGACACGACGACGGCAGGTCGTCGACGGGGAGTCCAACAGGGAGATCCCGATGACCGCCGAAGACCAAATCGCGGTGAGCGGCGTTCTCGACGGCGGTGCGATCGCGTCCGTGCACTTCCGAGGTGGAATGTCCGCCGGCACGAACCTCCTCTGGGAGATCAACGGCACCGCCGGCGACCTCGTGCTGGCAGGGAACTCCGGGCATCTCCAATTGGCGGACATCGAGCTGCGCGGCTCGCGTGCCGGCAGCGACATGGCGGTGATGACGCCGCCGCGGCGCTACGAACTCGCACCGCGGGACGCGTTCGCCGACGCTCCCCGCGCCTACAACGTGGCGAACGCCTACGCGCAGATCCGGGACGACCTCGCCTCCGGGACCACGCTCGCGCCCACGTTCGCGCATGCCGTGCATCGCCATCGTCTGCTCGATCGTATCGGTGCGAGCGCCTCGAGCCGGTCGGGGTCGCGATGA
- a CDS encoding nuclear transport factor 2 family protein, whose product MPDIAATLELLAAERDIDRALKLYCRGIDRRDGELVRSVYHDDAIDDHGGAFLGGPDAYVEWVMEHLLHFGSTMHTLQNTLIDVDGDTARAESYCVAHHVRPTDSDELIMDVFGCRYIDRFENRPGAGWRIAHRIVVREWRLRQPMLSEAEQPRGFARSRRDRSDLSYMGRLPARDDDSVVGMLSRWWPEADLA is encoded by the coding sequence TTGCCTGACATCGCAGCAACATTGGAACTTCTCGCAGCGGAACGTGACATCGATCGGGCATTGAAGCTGTACTGCCGGGGAATCGACCGGCGGGATGGCGAACTCGTGCGATCCGTCTATCACGACGACGCGATCGATGACCACGGCGGAGCGTTCCTGGGTGGACCTGACGCGTATGTGGAGTGGGTGATGGAACACCTCCTTCATTTCGGGAGCACGATGCATACGCTGCAGAACACCCTGATCGACGTCGACGGCGACACTGCGCGTGCCGAGAGCTACTGCGTGGCCCACCACGTGCGGCCGACCGACAGCGACGAGTTGATCATGGATGTCTTCGGCTGCCGTTACATCGACCGCTTCGAGAACCGACCGGGGGCAGGATGGAGGATCGCGCATCGCATCGTGGTCCGCGAATGGCGCCTCCGTCAGCCGATGCTCTCGGAGGCGGAGCAGCCACGCGGATTCGCGCGGTCACGGCGTGATCGCTCCGACCTCAGCTACATGGGTCGTCTCCCGGCCCGGGACGACGATTCTGTCGTCGGAATGTTGTCACGCTGGTGGCCGGAGGCCGATCTCGCATGA
- a CDS encoding histidine phosphatase family protein: protein MEVPAPDSTPSTRNRIHRALLIEGPRTEVVLIRHAQQVSPSGTEPRSVHLDPPLSDVGLEQADAVAAHLSGEQFSAIYCSDLERARETAMRVARAHQSSLDPVVLGGLREIDVFGFGDDAHPDPTADELSAASDEFLRTRRWEAFPHSERSDDFRARVYREIEQLALHHDGERFAVVAHGGVISAFLAAAFEIREDMFFYAAHTSVTRAFHGDGRWAMHTVNEIDHVRSHNLVSY from the coding sequence ATGGAGGTCCCCGCACCCGATTCGACGCCATCGACGCGTAACCGGATCCACCGGGCGCTACTCATCGAGGGACCGCGCACAGAGGTTGTTCTCATTCGGCACGCTCAACAGGTGTCGCCCTCCGGGACCGAGCCTCGCTCAGTGCATTTGGATCCACCACTCTCCGATGTCGGACTCGAGCAGGCCGATGCGGTAGCGGCGCACCTCTCGGGTGAACAGTTCTCTGCGATCTACTGCAGCGATCTCGAGCGTGCCCGAGAGACCGCCATGCGTGTCGCGCGAGCACACCAGTCCTCACTGGACCCGGTGGTACTCGGCGGGTTGCGCGAGATCGATGTCTTCGGTTTCGGCGACGACGCCCACCCGGATCCCACCGCGGACGAGCTCTCGGCCGCAAGCGACGAGTTCCTCCGGACACGACGCTGGGAGGCATTTCCTCACAGCGAACGCAGCGACGACTTCCGTGCCCGCGTGTATCGCGAGATCGAGCAACTGGCACTTCACCATGACGGCGAGCGATTCGCTGTCGTCGCCCATGGCGGCGTCATCAGCGCGTTCCTGGCAGCAGCATTCGAGATCCGCGAAGACATGTTCTTCTACGCAGCGCACACCTCGGTTACCCGCGCCTTCCATGGCGACGGACGGTGGGCCATGCACACTGTGAACGAGATCGATCACGTGCGCTCCCACAACCTCGTCAGCTACTGA
- a CDS encoding MarR family winged helix-turn-helix transcriptional regulator, which produces MDDNLEVAVKEVVSAAPAQPETVDWLTFARDHRDDGNTTMFMAMRSVMRLQQHMTSVLERELKEHFGMNLTDFLMLKTLQMSDDGTRLLSRVAWHLLVHATTVTIATDRLEARGLLYRHTHPRDRRARCVTITEEGRAVVDSATEKVSGCGFGMPGLDAGTARTLVELLAPVRRSAGDLDRSH; this is translated from the coding sequence GTGGACGACAATCTCGAGGTTGCGGTAAAGGAAGTGGTGTCGGCAGCCCCGGCGCAACCCGAGACCGTCGACTGGTTGACCTTCGCGAGAGACCATCGCGACGACGGAAACACAACCATGTTCATGGCGATGCGGTCGGTCATGCGGTTGCAGCAACACATGACCTCGGTTCTCGAACGTGAGTTGAAAGAGCACTTCGGGATGAACCTGACTGACTTCCTCATGCTCAAGACACTCCAGATGAGCGATGACGGGACCCGATTGTTGAGCCGCGTCGCGTGGCACCTGCTCGTGCACGCAACGACCGTGACGATCGCGACGGACCGTCTGGAGGCCCGGGGGTTGCTGTACCGCCACACGCACCCTCGTGACCGCCGAGCGAGGTGCGTCACCATTACCGAGGAGGGGCGTGCAGTAGTCGATTCGGCGACCGAGAAGGTCAGTGGCTGTGGTTTCGGTATGCCGGGTCTCGATGCCGGGACTGCCCGGACGCTCGTGGAGTTACTGGCACCCGTGCGGCGTTCGGCAGGCGACCTCGATCGGTCTCACTGA
- a CDS encoding NAD(P)H-dependent flavin oxidoreductase — MFTTDFTTTFGIEHPIVCGGMTAVGRAELISAVANAGALGFLTALTQPTPDDLAKEIARCKEMTDRPFGVNLTILPTIDPVPYDDYRDVIIDCGIKIVETAGSNPAPHLPAFKAAGVKVIHKAVAVRHAVKAQALGVDAVSIDGFECAGHPGDDDIPGLVLIPAAARALSIPIIASGGFATGAGLVAALALGASAVNMGTRFVATDEAPVHENVKQQIVANDERSTVVVFREFRNTARVARNAISEQIVEISGKPGATFEDVAHLASGKRGRTQVLEHGLVDDGMWWAGQAQGLIHEIAPCAEVIDQIIADATEVLAHRLQSMSM; from the coding sequence ATGTTCACCACCGATTTCACCACCACCTTCGGGATCGAGCACCCGATAGTCTGCGGTGGGATGACGGCAGTAGGTCGAGCCGAGTTGATCTCGGCCGTTGCGAACGCCGGCGCGCTCGGATTCCTCACGGCGTTGACGCAGCCCACACCGGACGACCTGGCGAAGGAGATCGCGCGCTGCAAGGAGATGACGGATCGCCCTTTCGGTGTCAATCTGACGATTCTGCCGACCATCGATCCGGTTCCGTACGACGACTATCGTGACGTCATCATCGACTGTGGTATCAAGATCGTCGAGACCGCCGGCAGCAATCCGGCCCCGCACCTGCCGGCGTTCAAGGCGGCAGGCGTGAAGGTCATCCACAAGGCGGTCGCGGTGCGGCACGCGGTGAAGGCGCAGGCTCTCGGCGTCGACGCGGTGAGCATCGACGGCTTCGAGTGCGCGGGTCATCCGGGCGACGACGACATTCCGGGGCTCGTGTTGATTCCGGCGGCCGCACGCGCTCTGTCCATTCCCATCATTGCCAGCGGTGGGTTCGCGACCGGTGCCGGGCTCGTTGCGGCGCTTGCCCTGGGCGCTTCAGCTGTCAACATGGGCACGCGTTTCGTTGCGACCGACGAGGCGCCTGTGCACGAGAACGTGAAGCAGCAGATCGTAGCCAATGACGAGCGATCGACGGTGGTGGTGTTCCGGGAATTCCGGAACACCGCGCGCGTCGCGCGTAACGCGATCTCCGAACAGATCGTGGAGATATCGGGCAAACCCGGCGCCACGTTCGAGGACGTCGCACACCTCGCCTCCGGTAAGCGAGGTCGAACCCAGGTTCTCGAACACGGACTCGTCGACGACGGTATGTGGTGGGCAGGGCAAGCCCAGGGGCTGATCCACGAGATCGCGCCCTGCGCGGAGGTGATAGACCAGATCATCGCCGATGCCACCGAGGTGCTCGCGCACCGTCTCCAATCGATGTCGATGTAG
- a CDS encoding MaoC/PaaZ C-terminal domain-containing protein — MSITPAAIGAVTEPKRVSWTDRDTLLYALGVGAGTQDLSFTTENSNGVEQQVLPTYAVIACAGFGALSKVGKINWGKLLHGSQEIRLFAPLPAAGSLDVVSEVADIQDKGEGKNAVIVLLARGTDPDTGSAVVETRTTLIIRGAGGFGGRPGTRADAVVIPDRLPDARVSLPTREDQALLYRLSGDRNPLHSDPWFATEKAGFPRPILHGLCTYGVAGRALVAELGHGKAQSITAIAARFTSPVFPGETLTTSVWTTEPGVAVFRTEAVAPDGTNARVVLDDGRAEYVG; from the coding sequence ATGTCGATCACCCCAGCAGCTATCGGTGCAGTGACGGAACCGAAACGCGTTTCGTGGACCGACCGCGACACCCTTCTCTACGCGCTCGGTGTGGGAGCGGGAACGCAGGATCTGTCGTTCACCACCGAGAACAGCAACGGTGTGGAGCAGCAGGTGTTGCCCACCTACGCCGTCATCGCGTGCGCCGGATTCGGCGCATTGTCGAAGGTAGGAAAAATCAACTGGGGAAAACTCCTTCACGGATCTCAGGAGATCCGATTGTTCGCACCACTTCCTGCCGCGGGGAGTCTCGACGTGGTGTCGGAGGTGGCCGACATCCAGGACAAGGGTGAAGGGAAGAACGCTGTCATCGTCCTGCTGGCCCGGGGCACCGACCCGGACACCGGTTCGGCGGTCGTGGAGACCCGCACGACCCTGATCATCCGTGGCGCCGGTGGGTTCGGCGGCCGGCCGGGGACCCGTGCCGATGCCGTCGTGATCCCCGACCGTCTGCCGGACGCACGAGTCAGCCTGCCGACCCGCGAAGATCAGGCCTTGCTCTACCGGCTCTCCGGTGACCGCAATCCCCTGCACAGCGACCCCTGGTTCGCCACGGAGAAGGCGGGTTTTCCGCGTCCGATTCTGCACGGACTGTGCACGTACGGTGTCGCCGGGCGCGCTCTTGTCGCCGAGCTGGGTCACGGAAAAGCGCAGAGCATCACGGCGATCGCCGCGAGATTCACCTCGCCTGTATTCCCCGGTGAGACGTTGACGACGTCGGTGTGGACCACTGAACCGGGGGTGGCGGTGTTCCGCACCGAGGCAGTTGCACCCGACGGAACGAACGCACGAGTGGTCCTCGACGACGGCCGTGCCGAGTACGTCGGCTGA
- a CDS encoding CaiB/BaiF CoA transferase family protein, whose protein sequence is MPQQAHTSDQPAPATGPLTGLKVLELGGIGPGPFAAMLLSDMGADVVRVDRPGPDSQLGATDVLQRGRRSLVLDLRREESVAVLLDLVEQADIVIEGYRPGVAERLGVGPEDCLARNPRIVYGRMTGWGQSGPWAQMAGHDINYVALTGALHAVGRAGEPPAVPVNLLGDFGAGSTYLVMGVLAALWESRQSGRGQVVDAAIVDGAASLTTMLHGMLHAGSWKDERGVNLLDTGRPWYDVYETSDGGWMTVGALESKFYAQFVELLELPAQFTRRPKEDGWPELRKHIADRFQSKTRAEWTAIFEHTDACVAPVLTLGEAADHPQLRDRQTFVDIAGVRQPAPAPRFDRTPSAVQRPPARLGEHTLEVLTDWGLTSAEALIADGIAGNTYQPATTS, encoded by the coding sequence GTGCCCCAGCAAGCGCATACGTCGGACCAGCCCGCGCCCGCCACCGGGCCACTGACGGGGCTGAAAGTCCTGGAACTCGGCGGGATCGGGCCGGGACCCTTCGCGGCGATGTTGTTGTCCGACATGGGTGCAGATGTGGTCCGGGTGGATCGTCCGGGACCGGACAGCCAACTCGGGGCGACCGACGTGCTCCAGCGGGGCCGCCGTTCGCTCGTACTCGACCTGCGGCGGGAGGAATCGGTCGCGGTGCTCCTGGACCTGGTCGAGCAGGCGGACATCGTCATCGAGGGTTATCGGCCGGGCGTCGCTGAACGACTCGGCGTCGGGCCCGAGGATTGCCTCGCCCGAAACCCGCGGATCGTCTACGGCCGGATGACCGGGTGGGGCCAGTCGGGCCCCTGGGCGCAGATGGCCGGGCACGACATCAACTATGTAGCCCTGACGGGTGCCCTCCACGCCGTGGGCCGTGCAGGCGAACCGCCTGCGGTCCCGGTCAACCTGCTGGGCGATTTCGGTGCGGGGTCGACCTACCTCGTCATGGGCGTGCTCGCCGCACTGTGGGAGTCGAGACAGTCCGGTCGCGGGCAGGTCGTGGACGCCGCAATCGTCGACGGCGCGGCGTCACTCACGACCATGCTGCACGGCATGCTCCACGCCGGAAGCTGGAAAGACGAGCGCGGTGTGAACCTTCTCGACACCGGTCGCCCCTGGTACGACGTGTACGAGACGTCAGACGGTGGATGGATGACGGTGGGCGCCCTCGAATCGAAGTTCTATGCACAATTCGTCGAGCTACTCGAACTTCCCGCGCAATTCACGCGCCGTCCGAAGGAGGACGGGTGGCCGGAGCTTCGCAAACATATCGCCGATCGATTCCAGAGCAAGACCCGCGCCGAATGGACTGCGATCTTCGAGCACACCGACGCGTGCGTTGCTCCGGTTCTCACTCTCGGTGAAGCCGCCGATCACCCGCAGTTGCGCGATCGTCAGACGTTCGTCGACATCGCAGGCGTCCGGCAGCCGGCGCCCGCTCCGCGCTTCGATCGAACTCCCAGCGCGGTCCAACGCCCCCCGGCCAGGCTGGGTGAGCACACTCTCGAGGTATTGACCGACTGGGGATTGACGAGCGCGGAGGCATTGATCGCCGACGGCATCGCCGGGAACACCTATCAGCCTGCAACGACCTCGTAA
- a CDS encoding acetyl-CoA C-acetyltransferase, whose product MTQAWIVDGVRTPRGKGKPTGALHGVHPQELLAQLLAALAERNDLATADVDDVIIGNGDQRDDHGDDIGRLAVLAAGWPVTVPGVTLNRFCGSGQQAVMFGAAGIAAGWQKLVVAGGVESMSRYQPRRTSGRLDGGNAAILAQHALVPQGISADLIASVEGFTREEVDRFALQSQQKAAEAIADGRFARSLVPVRDDAGTILLAADEHPRPQTTAESLAALEPSFARSGSKVREPEGISFDQMAVNAYPQIGAVKHVHHAGNSSGVVDGAGALLLAAPDYARAHGLTARASIRAAAVTAADPIIMLTAPGPASERCLEQAGMSVQDIDLWEINEAFGAVPLKVMRDLKIDPDRVNVNGGAIALGHPIGGTGPMLFQTVLDELERRDLATGLVTMCTGGGMATATIIERI is encoded by the coding sequence ATGACTCAGGCATGGATAGTCGACGGCGTTCGAACACCGCGGGGCAAGGGAAAGCCGACCGGCGCACTGCACGGGGTCCACCCGCAAGAGTTGCTCGCTCAGCTCCTCGCAGCGCTGGCTGAGCGCAACGACCTTGCGACGGCCGACGTCGACGACGTCATCATCGGAAACGGCGATCAACGAGACGACCACGGCGACGACATCGGGCGGCTGGCCGTGCTGGCGGCGGGCTGGCCGGTGACCGTTCCCGGCGTGACGCTGAACAGGTTCTGCGGTTCGGGGCAGCAGGCGGTGATGTTCGGTGCCGCGGGGATCGCGGCCGGCTGGCAGAAGCTCGTCGTCGCCGGCGGCGTCGAATCGATGTCGCGGTATCAGCCTCGACGCACCAGTGGCCGCCTGGACGGGGGAAATGCCGCGATCCTCGCACAACATGCTCTGGTCCCGCAGGGAATCTCGGCCGACCTGATCGCCTCGGTGGAGGGATTCACACGCGAGGAAGTCGACCGGTTTGCGCTGCAGAGCCAACAGAAGGCTGCCGAAGCGATCGCCGACGGGCGGTTCGCACGAAGTCTCGTTCCGGTGCGTGATGACGCGGGGACGATTCTTCTCGCTGCCGACGAGCATCCGCGCCCGCAGACCACCGCGGAATCGCTGGCCGCGCTGGAGCCCTCGTTCGCGCGGAGCGGTTCCAAAGTGCGTGAGCCGGAGGGCATCTCCTTCGACCAGATGGCCGTCAATGCCTACCCGCAGATCGGTGCGGTCAAACATGTGCACCATGCCGGCAATTCGTCGGGTGTCGTCGACGGCGCCGGTGCTCTCCTGCTCGCTGCTCCCGACTACGCGCGGGCTCATGGTCTGACGGCGCGGGCATCCATCCGAGCCGCGGCAGTCACAGCGGCGGACCCGATCATCATGTTGACCGCCCCGGGCCCGGCGTCCGAGCGTTGTCTCGAGCAGGCCGGCATGTCCGTGCAAGACATCGATCTGTGGGAGATCAACGAAGCGTTCGGAGCCGTGCCGCTCAAGGTGATGCGAGACCTGAAGATCGATCCGGATCGCGTCAACGTCAACGGCGGAGCCATCGCGCTGGGCCATCCGATCGGGGGAACCGGACCGATGCTGTTCCAGACCGTCCTCGACGAGTTGGAACGCCGCGACCTCGCAACCGGCCTCGTCACGATGTGTACCGGGGGTGGCATGGCGACCGCCACGATCATCGAGCGGATCTGA
- a CDS encoding Zn-ribbon domain-containing OB-fold protein — MPGQIPVVDYLVLGDPPHLQARMCAQCDALYFDRRNACAHCGRRDFTWKALASTGQLRGYTQVHRAAPSVPVPYISAIVELDGGGVVKANLIDAQLDDITPGLTVTMTTFVAGVDDDGTEAIAFGYKPVKEQG; from the coding sequence ATGCCGGGACAGATTCCGGTCGTCGACTACCTGGTGCTCGGCGACCCACCCCACCTTCAAGCGCGGATGTGCGCGCAATGCGATGCCCTCTACTTCGACCGGCGCAATGCCTGCGCGCACTGCGGTAGGCGAGACTTCACGTGGAAGGCTCTGGCCAGCACCGGACAGCTGCGGGGCTACACCCAGGTCCACCGAGCAGCTCCCTCCGTTCCGGTGCCCTACATCTCCGCGATCGTCGAACTCGATGGAGGCGGCGTCGTCAAGGCGAACCTGATCGATGCCCAACTCGACGACATCACCCCGGGCCTGACCGTCACCATGACAACGTTCGTCGCCGGCGTCGACGACGACGGCACCGAGGCGATCGCCTTCGGATACAAGCCCGTGAAGGAGCAGGGATGA